A single region of the Streptomyces virginiae genome encodes:
- a CDS encoding CAP domain-containing protein yields the protein MSSRTPATPSRVEARRKKAMRTRIVLSLTAAAAAVAVGVAVADSGGGTQVDQRADGAGGAKTGTPTPADTAGTASPTAPLPEVTADAAAATGSLPPASPAAEGTGSAAPAKPAAEENTPTRSTPAGKPPRTSGGSTGGGAGTSGGSGGSGGSSGGSSGGSSGGSGSSSSEESAVLALVNKERSAAGCGPLTVNSKLAAAARAYSDTMARSGVMSHTGPDGSTMTSRVEAAGYGWSRLGENIARGQSDADSVMKAWMNSSGHRANILNCSFKEIGIGVHKGDGGPWWTQDFGTSK from the coding sequence ATGAGCAGCCGAACTCCCGCAACGCCGTCCCGCGTCGAAGCACGGCGGAAGAAGGCGATGCGCACCCGCATCGTCCTGTCCCTGACCGCGGCCGCCGCGGCGGTGGCGGTCGGCGTCGCCGTGGCCGACTCCGGCGGCGGTACGCAGGTGGACCAGCGGGCCGACGGCGCCGGCGGGGCGAAGACCGGGACGCCGACGCCCGCGGACACGGCCGGGACGGCGAGCCCCACCGCTCCGCTCCCCGAGGTCACCGCCGATGCCGCGGCCGCCACGGGCTCACTGCCGCCCGCGTCTCCGGCCGCCGAAGGCACGGGGTCGGCGGCGCCGGCGAAGCCCGCGGCGGAGGAGAACACCCCGACCAGGTCCACCCCGGCCGGCAAGCCCCCGCGTACGTCCGGCGGGAGCACGGGCGGCGGTGCCGGCACCTCGGGCGGCTCCGGCGGATCCGGGGGCTCGTCCGGCGGATCTTCCGGCGGCTCGTCGGGCGGCTCCGGCAGTTCCTCGAGCGAGGAGTCCGCGGTCCTCGCCCTGGTCAACAAGGAGCGGTCCGCCGCCGGATGCGGCCCCCTGACCGTGAACTCCAAGCTGGCCGCCGCGGCGCGCGCGTACAGCGACACCATGGCCCGCAGCGGTGTCATGTCCCACACCGGGCCCGACGGGTCCACCATGACCTCCCGTGTGGAGGCCGCCGGCTACGGGTGGTCCCGCCTCGGCGAGAACATAGCCCGGGGCCAGTCGGACGCCGACTCGGTCATGAAGGCGTGGATGAACAGCTCCGGCCACCGGGCCAACATCCTCAACTGCTCCTTCAAGGAGATCGGCATAGGCGTGCACAAGGGTGACGGCGGCCCGTGGTGGACGCAGGACTTCGGAACGTCGAAGTAG
- a CDS encoding GNAT family N-acetyltransferase, whose product MIRGLWPRRPQPVPVHCGDGRHTIRTARLLLYTPRDHWDVEMGAAAGADSDAQRWFGWIPDSLVTPETAAHLLGIHDGNRAERLRAFPRSVRRELARPVVLPDPGAEQRLLAVDAATGLVAGMSSLTPDSGGAIGLWLAPACRGRGLGTELVTATARFGHEHLGLESVSAGTETANHRCRGALRAAGFVQCEGPALHTLPDGRVVDSAWYRHEAAGTARCAGVSAAAVSRV is encoded by the coding sequence ATGATCCGGGGCCTGTGGCCGCGCCGCCCGCAGCCCGTGCCCGTCCACTGCGGCGACGGCCGCCATACGATACGGACCGCCCGGCTGCTCCTGTACACCCCCCGCGACCACTGGGACGTGGAGATGGGCGCCGCCGCCGGTGCCGACAGCGACGCACAGCGCTGGTTCGGTTGGATCCCCGACTCTCTCGTCACCCCCGAGACCGCCGCGCACCTCCTCGGCATCCACGACGGAAACCGCGCCGAGCGGCTGCGGGCCTTCCCCAGGTCCGTACGGCGGGAGTTGGCCCGGCCGGTGGTGCTCCCGGACCCGGGCGCGGAGCAGCGGCTGCTCGCCGTCGACGCGGCCACGGGCCTGGTGGCCGGAATGAGTTCGCTGACCCCGGACAGCGGCGGGGCCATCGGCCTCTGGCTCGCCCCGGCCTGCCGCGGTCGGGGCCTGGGCACCGAACTGGTCACGGCCACCGCCCGGTTCGGCCATGAACACCTCGGCCTGGAGTCGGTGTCCGCCGGCACCGAGACCGCCAACCACCGCTGCCGGGGAGCCCTGAGAGCCGCGGGCTTCGTGCAGTGCGAGGGTCCGGCCCTGCACACGCTCCCCGACGGCAGGGTCGTCGACTCCGCCTGGTACCGGCACGAAGCCGCCGGCACCGCCCGCTGCGCCGGGGTGTCGGCGGCCGCGGTCAGCCGGGTGTGA
- a CDS encoding SAM-dependent methyltransferase, translating to MNHEQISGIAHADHPIKAPLDDESVRRLLEHGAPRDGERVLDLGCGTAEWLLRALATHPRLHAEGVDTSEVSVERARRSAGLLGVEDRLVVHQQKASEFASDRPFDLVVSVGATHAFGGLLPTLAAAREHLAPGGRVLLGESFWDREPSAEAVEIFGELHDLATTVDLIAADGWAPVHAHVSTRAELDAYEWSCLGSLAAWALDHPTDPNAAEILRTAHERRAEWLRGYRDSFGFVSLVLRPTSGL from the coding sequence GTGAATCATGAACAGATCTCCGGGATCGCACACGCCGACCACCCCATAAAGGCCCCGCTCGACGACGAATCGGTACGCCGGCTGCTCGAACACGGCGCACCGCGCGACGGCGAGCGGGTCCTCGACCTGGGGTGCGGTACCGCGGAATGGCTTCTGCGCGCCCTGGCCACCCACCCCCGTCTGCACGCCGAGGGCGTCGACACCTCCGAGGTGTCGGTGGAGCGGGCCCGCCGCTCGGCGGGCCTGCTCGGCGTCGAGGACCGTCTCGTCGTACACCAGCAGAAGGCCTCGGAGTTCGCCTCCGACCGGCCCTTCGACCTGGTGGTCAGCGTCGGCGCCACCCATGCCTTCGGAGGCCTGCTGCCGACCCTCGCGGCGGCGCGGGAGCACCTGGCTCCCGGCGGCCGCGTACTGCTCGGCGAGAGCTTCTGGGACCGTGAGCCGTCCGCGGAGGCCGTCGAGATCTTCGGCGAGCTCCATGACCTGGCGACCACCGTGGACCTCATCGCCGCCGACGGATGGGCTCCCGTGCACGCTCACGTCAGCACACGCGCGGAGCTGGACGCGTACGAGTGGTCCTGCCTGGGATCGCTGGCCGCGTGGGCCCTCGACCACCCCACCGATCCGAACGCCGCCGAGATCCTGCGGACGGCCCACGAGCGGCGTGCGGAATGGCTGCGCGGCTACCGGGACAGCTTCGGCTTCGTCTCCCTGGTCCTGCGCCCGACCTCCGGGCTGTGA
- a CDS encoding thioredoxin family protein, whose product MTSRIHRPVRAGHAAQPRSAAPLGVRLPLVAAAVVAVGLCAACGPSSENVGSASPTTLGQSATALAPTSPSASASTEASPSASASPSASATTQASSSPTPSRSKSASTAPKPARTSAAPATPARVPGPGYDSSADGQKQVDAALAAAKADGRMVLLDFGANWCGNCKAADKVFAQPQTTAILGASYHLVKIDIGGNSSANSALLRKYSPAGGTYTMPVLVVLNSSGKVRTDTHTTGNPSLTAEGINAFLRKWAA is encoded by the coding sequence ATGACTTCTCGCATACACCGACCCGTCCGTGCCGGCCACGCCGCGCAGCCCCGCTCCGCCGCGCCCCTGGGTGTTCGGCTGCCGCTCGTCGCCGCCGCCGTGGTCGCGGTCGGGCTGTGCGCCGCCTGCGGGCCGTCCTCCGAGAACGTCGGCTCCGCCTCGCCGACCACCCTCGGACAGTCCGCGACCGCCCTCGCCCCCACCTCACCCTCGGCCTCCGCGTCCACCGAGGCCTCCCCGAGCGCGTCGGCCTCGCCGTCGGCGTCCGCCACCACCCAGGCCTCCTCCTCGCCGACGCCCTCCCGGTCCAAGAGCGCCTCCACCGCCCCCAAGCCCGCCCGTACGTCCGCGGCGCCCGCCACCCCCGCCCGGGTCCCCGGGCCCGGCTACGACAGCTCCGCCGACGGGCAGAAGCAGGTCGACGCCGCACTCGCCGCCGCCAAGGCCGACGGAAGGATGGTGCTGCTCGACTTCGGGGCCAACTGGTGCGGCAACTGCAAGGCGGCCGACAAGGTGTTCGCCCAGCCGCAGACGACCGCGATCCTCGGAGCCTCGTACCACCTGGTCAAGATCGACATCGGTGGCAACAGCTCCGCCAACTCCGCGCTCCTGCGCAAGTACAGCCCCGCCGGCGGGACCTACACGATGCCCGTGCTGGTCGTCCTCAACTCCTCCGGCAAGGTGCGTACCGACACCCACACCACGGGCAACCCCTCCCTGACGGCGGAGGGGATCAACGCCTTCCTGCGCAAGTGGGCCGCGTGA
- a CDS encoding TlpA disulfide reductase family protein, producing the protein MRPVGPRRAQVRTAALAGAALVAAAAGCVFAAVGSVAADGSRAEAAAGPATTVGAVVRSAAEAAVIAPADRPAAPATAGDDLDGKPVGLDDFRGQVVVVNVWGSWCGPCRGEADDLARIERRTRDQGVRFLGINTRDPDRAAARSFVRAHGLDFPSLHDPTGELLLRFPPALLNPQAIPSTLVIDRRGRVAVSIGGAVTEDELGPLIARVLEETA; encoded by the coding sequence GTGAGACCGGTCGGCCCGCGCCGGGCCCAGGTGCGTACGGCAGCCCTGGCCGGAGCCGCCCTCGTGGCGGCCGCGGCCGGTTGTGTCTTCGCCGCCGTCGGCTCGGTCGCCGCCGACGGCAGCCGCGCGGAGGCGGCGGCCGGACCGGCGACCACCGTCGGCGCCGTGGTCCGGTCGGCGGCCGAGGCCGCGGTCATCGCCCCCGCAGACCGGCCCGCCGCACCCGCGACGGCGGGCGACGACCTCGACGGGAAGCCGGTCGGCCTCGACGACTTCCGGGGACAGGTCGTCGTGGTCAACGTCTGGGGGTCCTGGTGCGGGCCCTGCCGCGGGGAAGCGGACGACCTGGCGCGGATCGAACGGCGGACGCGGGACCAGGGCGTCCGGTTCCTCGGGATCAACACCCGCGACCCGGACCGCGCGGCGGCCCGCTCCTTCGTCCGTGCCCACGGCCTCGACTTCCCCAGCCTCCACGACCCGACCGGGGAGCTCCTGCTCCGCTTTCCCCCCGCCCTGCTCAACCCGCAGGCGATCCCGTCCACCCTCGTGATCGACCGCCGCGGCCGCGTCGCCGTCAGCATCGGCGGCGCGGTCACCGAGGACGAACTCGGCCCCCTGATCGCCCGGGTGCTGGAGGAGACGGCATGA
- a CDS encoding cytochrome c biogenesis CcdA family protein has protein sequence MTTGLVLAAADTPSLLHGTLVVAAPVAFLAGLVSFLSPCVLPLVPGYLSYVTSLSVSDLAEARGGRRSRMAAGALLFVLGFTAVLVSGGALFGYFGRTLLAHQEVITRVLGVFTVLMGLSFMGFLPGFTQREFRSHHRPTLGLAGAPLLGAVFAVGWTPCIGPTLAAVQALAWSEAGAGRGALLMATYCLGLGLPFVLAALAFRRAMGAFGLVKRHYAWVLRIGGGMLVLVGVLLATGVWNDLVYRLQLWSADFTTAV, from the coding sequence ATGACGACGGGCCTGGTACTCGCCGCCGCGGACACCCCCTCCCTCCTCCACGGGACCCTGGTCGTCGCCGCTCCGGTGGCGTTCCTCGCGGGACTCGTCTCCTTCCTCTCGCCGTGCGTGCTGCCGCTCGTACCGGGCTACCTCAGCTACGTGACCAGCCTGTCCGTCTCCGACCTGGCCGAGGCCCGCGGCGGGCGCCGCAGCAGGATGGCGGCCGGCGCGCTGCTCTTCGTCCTCGGCTTCACTGCGGTCCTCGTCTCCGGAGGCGCCCTCTTCGGGTACTTCGGCCGCACCCTGCTGGCCCACCAGGAGGTGATCACCCGGGTGCTCGGTGTCTTCACCGTGCTGATGGGGCTGTCCTTCATGGGGTTCCTGCCGGGATTCACCCAACGCGAGTTCCGCAGCCACCACCGTCCCACCCTCGGGCTGGCCGGAGCCCCCCTGCTGGGCGCGGTGTTCGCGGTCGGCTGGACGCCCTGCATCGGCCCGACGTTGGCCGCCGTACAGGCGCTGGCCTGGAGCGAGGCCGGCGCGGGCCGAGGGGCGCTGCTGATGGCGACGTACTGTCTCGGCCTCGGGCTGCCGTTCGTCCTGGCCGCGCTGGCCTTCCGGCGCGCCATGGGCGCCTTCGGCCTGGTCAAACGCCACTACGCGTGGGTCCTGCGGATCGGCGGCGGAATGCTCGTACTCGTCGGCGTACTGCTGGCCACCGGGGTGTGGAACGACCTGGTGTACCGACTGCAGCTGTGGAGCGCGGACTTCACCACCGCCGTGTGA
- a CDS encoding winged helix-turn-helix domain-containing protein → MAFLAHHTGQVVSKRRLLTEVWREPYVDDQTVDVHLSSLRRKLGERAAAPRYLLTVRGVGIKLVAPR, encoded by the coding sequence CTGGCCTTCCTCGCCCACCACACCGGCCAGGTCGTCTCCAAACGCCGACTGCTGACCGAGGTCTGGCGCGAGCCGTACGTCGACGACCAGACCGTCGACGTGCACCTGTCGTCCCTGCGCCGCAAACTCGGCGAACGCGCGGCGGCCCCGCGCTACCTGCTGACGGTCCGCGGCGTCGGCATCAAACTGGTGGCCCCGCGGTGA
- a CDS encoding NADPH-dependent F420 reductase → MARPGDEHRGAECGARGGGWGGRDTEPGRTGELMKIGIIGAGNIGGNLTRRLTALGHEVSVANSRGPETLAALAEETGATPVTVARAARGAEIVVVTIPFKKVPDLPAGLFDEAAEGFAVIDTGNYYPRERDGRIAGVEDEGLTESRWTERHLGHPVIKAFNGTYAQDILDRHRPAGAADRMALPVAGDDAAAKKTVRALIEELGFDTVDAGGLDESWRQQPNTPVYGLREGVDAVTKALTEASPTRPEAFRG, encoded by the coding sequence ATCGCTCGACCGGGGGACGAGCACCGCGGGGCGGAATGCGGGGCCCGGGGCGGAGGTTGGGGCGGACGCGACACTGAACCCGGACGCACTGGAGAGCTCATGAAGATCGGCATCATCGGCGCGGGCAACATCGGCGGCAACCTGACCCGTCGGCTCACGGCCCTCGGGCACGAGGTCTCCGTGGCGAACTCGCGCGGCCCCGAGACCCTGGCCGCGCTGGCCGAGGAGACCGGCGCCACCCCCGTCACCGTGGCGCGAGCGGCACGCGGCGCCGAGATCGTCGTGGTCACGATCCCCTTCAAGAAGGTGCCGGACCTGCCGGCGGGCCTCTTCGACGAGGCCGCCGAGGGCTTCGCCGTCATCGACACCGGCAACTACTACCCGCGCGAGCGCGACGGCCGGATCGCCGGCGTCGAGGACGAGGGCCTCACCGAGAGCCGCTGGACCGAGCGGCACCTCGGACACCCCGTCATCAAGGCCTTCAACGGCACCTACGCCCAGGACATCCTGGACCGGCACCGACCGGCGGGCGCGGCGGACCGGATGGCACTGCCCGTCGCGGGCGACGACGCGGCCGCCAAGAAGACGGTACGCGCCCTGATCGAGGAACTCGGCTTCGACACCGTCGACGCGGGCGGCCTGGACGAGTCCTGGCGCCAGCAGCCGAACACCCCCGTCTACGGGCTGCGGGAAGGCGTCGACGCGGTCACCAAGGCCCTGACCGAGGCCTCCCCGACCCGCCCGGAGGCCTTCCGCGGCTGA
- a CDS encoding nuclear transport factor 2 family protein produces METAERFRAAVEKRDLAALEDLFTEDVRFYSPVKFTPFEGRPMVLGLFGVLLRVFEEFRYVGDFEGAAETSVDGTQAPAEVLLFRAAVEGREIHGIDLLHFDEAGRIKEFTVMVRPQSAVQALGQAVLAGLVADGLA; encoded by the coding sequence ATGGAGACTGCCGAACGCTTCCGCGCCGCTGTGGAGAAGCGGGATCTCGCCGCGCTGGAGGACCTGTTCACGGAGGACGTCCGGTTCTACAGCCCGGTGAAGTTCACGCCCTTCGAGGGGCGGCCCATGGTCCTCGGGCTCTTCGGGGTCCTCCTGCGCGTCTTCGAGGAATTCCGCTACGTCGGCGACTTCGAGGGCGCGGCCGAGACCAGCGTCGACGGCACGCAGGCCCCGGCGGAGGTGCTGCTCTTCCGGGCCGCGGTGGAGGGCCGGGAGATCCACGGGATCGACCTGCTCCACTTCGACGAGGCGGGCCGCATCAAGGAGTTCACCGTGATGGTCCGGCCGCAGTCCGCCGTGCAGGCCCTGGGCCAGGCGGTCCTCGCCGGCCTGGTCGCCGACGGCCTCGCGTAG
- a CDS encoding SGNH/GDSL hydrolase family protein: MPNGEYLRYVALGDSQTEGLGDGDDSVGLRGFADRFAEHLAAVNPGLQYANLAVRGRLAGQVRAEQLGPALALRPDLATVVAGVNDILRPRFDAAEVAGHLEEMFAALTAAGAEVATVTFPDLGKIVPLARPVVPRITDLNDRIRAAAARHGVIVAETALPAAVADPRMWTDDRLHASPVGHERIAAALAHAVGLPGSDDTWTHPLPPRPTAPGGSTVAAELRWVAAFLGPWLGRRLRGRSSGDGRTAKRPALLPPAAGVDRAGSSGS; encoded by the coding sequence GTGCCGAACGGTGAGTACCTGCGCTACGTCGCCCTGGGCGACTCTCAGACCGAGGGCCTCGGCGACGGGGACGACAGCGTGGGCCTGCGCGGCTTCGCCGACCGGTTCGCCGAACACCTCGCCGCCGTCAACCCCGGCCTTCAGTACGCCAACCTGGCCGTCCGGGGACGTCTCGCCGGGCAGGTCCGCGCCGAGCAGCTGGGCCCCGCCCTGGCCCTGCGCCCCGACCTGGCCACCGTCGTCGCCGGGGTCAACGACATCCTCCGGCCCCGGTTCGACGCCGCCGAGGTCGCCGGGCACCTGGAGGAGATGTTCGCCGCGCTCACGGCCGCCGGGGCCGAGGTGGCGACCGTGACCTTCCCCGACCTGGGGAAGATCGTGCCCCTCGCCCGGCCCGTCGTGCCCCGCATCACCGACCTCAACGACCGTATCCGCGCGGCGGCCGCCCGCCACGGGGTCATCGTCGCCGAGACGGCCCTGCCGGCCGCCGTGGCCGACCCGCGGATGTGGACCGACGACCGGCTGCACGCCAGCCCCGTCGGTCACGAACGGATCGCCGCGGCCCTTGCCCACGCCGTCGGTCTGCCCGGCAGCGACGACACCTGGACGCACCCGCTGCCGCCGCGGCCGACCGCACCGGGCGGCTCGACCGTGGCGGCCGAACTGCGCTGGGTGGCCGCGTTCCTCGGGCCCTGGCTGGGCCGCCGTCTGCGGGGCCGCTCCTCCGGCGACGGCCGCACGGCGAAGCGCCCCGCGCTGCTGCCGCCGGCCGCAGGCGTCGACCGGGCCGGCTCTTCCGGGTCCTGA
- a CDS encoding PadR family transcriptional regulator — protein MALRHAVLAALLDGEFSGYELAKSFDIGVANFWHALPQQLYAELAKLEKEGLVAGREVVQETRPNKRLFQVTEAGRAELEEFAAAPLKSSVIRDDLLVKVQTADRIGIEPVIAQLEARAVAADAKIELLGRVLRKMRGDMDEDEFLLHGERIGGYLTGLRGLAFEEGHRDWCRRSAAILKERLTRAER, from the coding sequence ATGGCCTTGCGACATGCCGTACTGGCGGCACTGCTGGACGGCGAGTTCAGCGGCTACGAGCTGGCGAAGTCCTTCGACATCGGCGTCGCGAACTTCTGGCACGCCCTGCCCCAGCAGCTGTACGCCGAGCTGGCCAAGCTGGAGAAGGAAGGTCTGGTGGCGGGTCGCGAGGTGGTCCAGGAGACCCGGCCCAACAAGCGCCTGTTCCAGGTCACCGAGGCCGGCCGCGCCGAACTGGAGGAGTTCGCCGCGGCCCCGCTCAAGTCCTCCGTCATCCGTGACGACCTCCTCGTCAAGGTCCAGACCGCCGACCGGATCGGCATCGAACCGGTGATCGCGCAGCTCGAAGCGCGCGCGGTCGCCGCCGACGCCAAGATCGAGTTGCTCGGCAGGGTGTTGCGCAAAATGCGCGGCGACATGGACGAGGACGAGTTCCTGCTCCACGGCGAGCGGATCGGCGGATACCTGACCGGTCTGCGCGGCCTCGCCTTCGAAGAGGGACATCGCGACTGGTGCCGCCGCAGCGCGGCGATCCTGAAGGAGAGGCTGACCCGTGCCGAACGGTGA
- a CDS encoding PadR family transcriptional regulator, whose translation MSDRAMQEPTLLLLTALADEPRHGYAIAREVELISGGRVKMRTGTLYGALERLLGQGLIEVHEEQIVDSRLRRTYSLTAEGRESLAAEAQRIAATAREAARRLGVSGETATA comes from the coding sequence ATGAGTGATCGTGCGATGCAGGAACCGACCCTCCTCCTCCTGACCGCGCTCGCGGACGAGCCCCGCCACGGGTACGCGATCGCGCGCGAGGTGGAGTTGATCTCGGGCGGACGCGTCAAGATGCGGACCGGCACCCTGTACGGGGCCTTGGAGCGACTGCTGGGTCAGGGGCTGATCGAGGTCCACGAGGAGCAGATCGTCGACAGTCGGCTGCGGCGCACCTACAGCCTCACGGCCGAAGGCCGGGAGAGTCTGGCCGCCGAGGCGCAGCGGATCGCGGCGACCGCGCGCGAGGCGGCGCGCCGGCTGGGCGTGTCCGGAGAGACGGCCACGGCGTGA
- a CDS encoding response regulator transcription factor: MPSVLVVEDDPSIRQSLIEVLAEHGYAVRSVGDGFGALREVTQTPVDAVVLDLGLPDLDGGDALRMIRGISSVPVLVATARDDETEIIKLLNAGADDYLVKPFSGGQLIARLSAVLRRTSHVSSNGTAHNAQGARPAPAADPMGATTVGELAVDPGARTAYLAGRSSTSPGGSSTSWPSSPTTPARSSPNADC, translated from the coding sequence ATGCCCAGCGTCCTGGTCGTGGAAGACGACCCCAGCATCCGCCAGTCACTCATCGAGGTCCTGGCGGAGCACGGGTATGCCGTACGCAGCGTGGGCGACGGATTCGGCGCCCTGCGCGAGGTCACCCAGACGCCCGTCGACGCGGTGGTCCTCGACCTCGGCCTGCCCGATCTGGACGGGGGAGACGCACTCCGCATGATCCGGGGCATATCGTCCGTCCCCGTCCTGGTCGCCACCGCACGCGACGACGAGACCGAAATCATCAAGCTCCTCAACGCGGGCGCCGACGACTACCTGGTCAAGCCCTTCTCCGGAGGACAGCTCATCGCCCGCCTCTCCGCCGTCCTGCGGCGCACCAGCCACGTGTCCTCCAACGGCACCGCCCACAACGCGCAGGGCGCGCGGCCCGCGCCGGCCGCCGACCCGATGGGCGCCACCACGGTGGGCGAGCTGGCAGTGGACCCCGGCGCGCGCACCGCGTACCTGGCCGGCCGGAGCTCCACCTCACCCGGCGGGAGTTCGACCTCCTGGCCTTCCTCGCCCACCACACCGGCCAGGTCGTCTCCAAACGCCGACTGCTGA
- a CDS encoding GNAT family N-acetyltransferase — MISNSPIPHVVPAGRMARAEQPVLTLSGGWELRPWQADDADVLFAAGQDRTIRPWNRLLVNSPEEARQRIERMRRRWQAELAAIWAVARPDGAPVGLIGWGDIDLRGGSAEIVYWLLPAARGAGVAVEATRRVSRWALDDLGLHRLRLCHSTANPASCRVADKAGYTLEGTQRSALLHADGWHDQHLHALVQGDV; from the coding sequence ATGATCTCCAACTCGCCGATCCCGCACGTCGTTCCCGCAGGCCGGATGGCCCGGGCGGAGCAGCCCGTGCTCACGCTGTCCGGTGGGTGGGAGCTGCGCCCCTGGCAGGCGGATGACGCGGACGTCCTGTTCGCCGCCGGCCAGGACCGGACGATCCGTCCCTGGAACCGGCTGCTGGTGAACTCTCCCGAAGAGGCGCGGCAGAGGATCGAGCGCATGCGCCGGCGATGGCAGGCCGAGCTCGCCGCGATCTGGGCCGTCGCCCGGCCGGACGGTGCGCCCGTGGGCCTGATCGGCTGGGGCGACATCGACCTCCGGGGCGGCAGCGCGGAGATCGTCTACTGGCTGCTGCCCGCGGCACGCGGTGCGGGCGTCGCGGTCGAGGCGACCCGGCGGGTCAGCCGATGGGCGCTGGACGATCTAGGCCTGCACCGGCTGCGGTTGTGCCACTCGACGGCGAACCCGGCATCGTGCCGTGTGGCGGACAAGGCCGGATACACCCTGGAAGGCACCCAGCGCAGCGCGCTGTTGCACGCGGACGGGTGGCACGACCAGCATCTGCACGCCCTGGTCCAGGGCGACGTCTGA
- a CDS encoding ATP-binding protein, with the protein MRRSLAGVALAVTSMVALSFLIPLGALVMSLVKEQSVTAAEQRAAALAPVLTLTTDPSALRESAAGLDEAEHLVIHLPDAQSLGDSQAPVKLLERAQQGRESISQKTPGGWICLQPVVLPGDRVAVIENFVPDEELTRGVKASWAVMLLLAIGLVGGSVLVADRLGAKVVRSSKKLAQASHTLGQGNLDTRVEPMGPKELRDAGVAFNAMAHRMTELLAIERELVADLSHRLRTPLTALHLASERMAGTPESARVEAAVHALESELQAIIAAARTPLAVGPMGHGMRSAETGSIPQATATGSTGPTGPSECPRSEVADVVRRRTAFWAVLAEQQDRACSLDLTQEPTAVSLSDDDIAAVVDALIGNVFSHTPPGTAFAVRVARTAQAVELVVEDSGPGIPEPDRALSRGSSTGSSGLGLDIARRAAAVTGGSMRIAHAPRGGAHITVVFALAPSLRSERGPRGSRRRAGWWPRKR; encoded by the coding sequence GTGAGACGCTCACTGGCGGGAGTCGCGCTCGCCGTGACGTCCATGGTCGCCCTCTCCTTCCTCATACCCCTGGGCGCCCTGGTGATGTCGCTGGTCAAGGAGCAGAGCGTCACCGCGGCCGAGCAGCGCGCCGCCGCCCTCGCACCCGTCCTCACGCTCACCACGGATCCCTCCGCGCTACGGGAATCCGCCGCCGGACTCGACGAGGCCGAACACCTGGTCATCCACCTCCCCGACGCCCAGAGCCTCGGCGACTCCCAGGCCCCCGTGAAACTGCTCGAACGCGCCCAACAGGGACGCGAGTCCATCTCCCAGAAGACCCCCGGCGGATGGATCTGCCTGCAGCCGGTGGTGCTCCCCGGCGACCGGGTCGCCGTCATCGAGAACTTCGTCCCCGACGAGGAACTGACCCGCGGGGTCAAGGCCTCCTGGGCGGTCATGCTGCTCCTCGCGATCGGCCTGGTCGGTGGCTCGGTCCTGGTCGCCGACCGGCTCGGCGCCAAGGTCGTCCGGTCCTCCAAGAAGCTCGCCCAGGCCTCGCACACCCTCGGTCAGGGCAATCTGGACACCCGGGTGGAGCCCATGGGCCCCAAGGAACTGCGCGACGCGGGTGTCGCCTTCAACGCCATGGCCCACCGCATGACCGAACTGCTCGCCATCGAGCGCGAACTGGTCGCCGACCTCTCCCACCGGCTGCGCACCCCGCTGACCGCCCTGCACCTGGCATCGGAACGGATGGCGGGTACACCGGAGTCGGCCAGGGTCGAGGCGGCGGTGCACGCGCTGGAGTCGGAACTCCAGGCCATCATCGCCGCGGCGCGCACCCCGCTCGCCGTGGGCCCGATGGGCCACGGCATGCGCAGCGCGGAGACGGGTTCGATCCCGCAGGCGACCGCGACAGGGTCGACGGGGCCGACCGGCCCGTCCGAGTGCCCCCGCTCCGAGGTCGCCGATGTCGTACGGCGCCGGACCGCCTTCTGGGCCGTCCTGGCGGAGCAGCAGGACCGGGCCTGTTCCCTCGACCTCACCCAGGAGCCCACGGCCGTCAGCCTCAGCGACGACGACATCGCCGCGGTGGTGGACGCGCTCATCGGCAACGTCTTCAGCCACACCCCGCCCGGTACCGCGTTCGCGGTCCGTGTCGCCCGTACCGCCCAGGCCGTGGAGCTGGTGGTGGAGGACTCCGGACCGGGCATCCCGGAACCGGACCGGGCCCTCTCCCGCGGCAGCAGCACGGGCTCCTCGGGGCTCGGCCTCGACATCGCCCGCAGGGCCGCGGCCGTCACCGGAGGCTCGATGCGGATCGCGCACGCCCCGCGGGGAGGCGCGCACATCACCGTGGTCTTCGCCCTGGCGCCGTCCCTGCGCTCCGAGCGCGGCCCGCGCGGCTCACGCAGGCGCGCCGGATGGTGGCCGCGCAAGCGATGA